gttgaccgcagattggcagttccagaggctaccggagacctggaactccacgtgggtcgtgcgcgctgggaccaccagagtagggtggccgcggccacgcggtgaggagcgtttgtatggtctgtgcagagaggagagaacagggataaacagacacatagttgacaggctaccgaagaggctacgctaatgcaaaggagattggaatgacaagtggactacacgtctcgaatgttcagaaagtttcCTTCCTCCATTATAAATACTATTACAATGAGTACATCCATGGTAACAAGGCATCTAGATATGGGTCAGGTCTTTGGGAAATATCTATCAAGTAATGGACTGTGACAAGTGTTGCGAATGTATCTTTCAAGGATTTGATGTAATCTATCACACGACATCCAGTGGCCCGTTGGGGTATTTCAGATGATCCCAGgggtctgtaattatctctgacCTACTGTGTGGCATTATCACATGTCAAATATATTAAATAACGTAATACTatgatttaaaaatataaaatagattatagacaaagctgtaaaacagtATCCTAGACATAAAACATACACTTAATGATTagcattggtgtttaatatgagggtttaagCATGAAAtatcatttattttattattatacacatttgatttgattatatgtggggctttaagcaccagctcagattactgcacctttacatctataatttagcctaaacaactacctctttctctactctatttatttgatttattttgctcctttgcaccccattattttaatttttactttgcacattcttccactgcaaatctaaactaccattccagtgttttacttgctatattgtatttactttgccaccatggccttttttgcctttacctcccttctcacctcatttgctcacatcgtatatacacttgtttatactgtattattaactgtatgtttgttttactccatgtgtaactctgtgtcgttgtatctgtcgaactgctttgctttatcttggtcaggtcgcagttgtaaatgagaacttgttctcaacttgcctacctgtttaaataaaggtgaaataaaataaataaataaaaaatatgtatttgttgtcaatgtttggGCATCAAGCTGGTGGAAGTTGTTAAACAAAAGTAAATATTTTGAAGAATTGtatatatgaatacatttttttaaagttattAGAAAATTAATTACCGAAGTTACAATATTgttgccatagattttctgttACTTGACAAAATTACTGAAGATTTACGGTAAACTTTGGTAAATTACAGCCGATAGCTTTGAAACCCTAACAGTGATATAAGATACTTGAGTCCATCTATTGAGTAAAGGAGAGATACTGTAAAGGTAGGACAGTAGAATTCTAAGAGATTTAACTGACAAGACATCCTCTGTTGTCCATAGAAATGTCACTCATCACCACCAACCCCTACGACTTCCCCATGTGCAGTCAGGGTCAGATCACTGTGGCCAGCATCAACGACAAGGAAGAGCTGGATGCCACAGACGTGAGTCAAACAAAGGGTTCATCATATTCTATATATGGAATGGGTAGGACCACCATACACACTGAATCATCATATTCTATATATGGAATGGGTAGGACCACCGTACACACTGACTCATCATATTCTATATATGGAATGGGTAGGACCACCGTACACACTGACTCATCATATTCTATATATGGAATGGGTAGGACCACCGTACACACTGAGTCATCATATTCTATATATGGAATGGGTAGGACCACCGTACACACTCAATGCACTGTGCAATTCCAACTTGGTGGCAGCTGGGAATTTTcatgtattttgttttgttttattctgCCTTGTTGTTAGTTAGGCATGTGCCTCAATGAACTCTACATGCCTTCACACTTCACCTTGAggcccatactgtacatgtaaGACATCCACAAGAGAGTGTCACTAAGTCCCTGTAGAACTGTGTCAAATGTATTTCGTGCTGTCATCTACCTGTGTTGGTCAAGTGTAATCACTTGGATCTGAGAAGCCAGTCAAATGTCCATCCCATTTGTTCTGGTGAGAGAACAGAACTGTAGTGTTCTGTATGTGAGCAAACTACCATTCAGTTCATCACTGTTGTACTTCCTGTCTAATGCCAGGATGCCATTACAATCCTGGGCTTCACTAATGATGAGAAGATGAGCATCTACAAGCTGACAGGAGCTGTACTTCACCATGGCAACTTGAAATTCAAGCAGAAGCAGCGTGAGGAGCAGGCCGAGCCAGATGGCACAGAGGGtgagtcccactcatagatatacaatatgtaaacattagtcccagtcccactcatagatatacaatatgtaaacattagtcccattcccagtcccactcatagatatacaatatgtaaacattagtcccagtcccagtcccatatacaatatgtaaacattagtcccagtcccactcatagatatacaatatgtaaacattagtcccagtcccactcatagatatacaatatgtaaacattagtcccattcccagtcccactcatagatatacactATGTAAagcattagtcccattcccagtcccactcacatatatacaatatgtaaacattagtcccagtcccagtcccaatcatagatatacaatatgtaaacattagtcccagtcccaatcatagatatacaatatgtaaagcattagtcccattcccagtcccactcatagatatacaatatgtaaacattagtcccattcccagtaccactcatagatatacaatatgtaaaacattagtcccattccagtcccactcatagatatacaatatgtaaacattagtcccattcccagtaccactcatacatttacatttacatttaagtcatttagcagacgctcttatccagagcgacttacaatttggtgcattcaccttatgacatccagtggaacaaccactttacaatagtgcatctaaatattttaaggggggggaggggggtgagaaggattactttatcctatcctaggtgttccttaaagaggtggggtttcaggtgtctccggaaggtggtgattgactccgctgtcctggcgtcgtgagggagtttgttccaccattggggagccagagcagcgaacagttttgactgagctgagcgggaactgtacttcctcagtggtagggaggcgagcaggccagaggtggatgaacgcagtgcccttatttgggtgtagggcctgatcagagcctggaggtactgaggtgccgttcccctcacagctccgtaggcaagcaccatggtcttgtagcggatgcgagcttcaactggaagccagtggagagagcggaggagcggggtgacgtgagagaacttgggaaggttgaacaccagacgggctgcggcgttctggatgagttgaaggggtttaatggcacaggcagagagcccagccaacagcgagttgcagtaatccagacgggagatgacaagtgcctggattaggacctgcgccgcttcctgtgtgaggcagggtcgtactctgcggatgttgtagagcatgaacctacaggaacgggccaccgccttgatgttagttgagaacgacagtttgttgtccagttgtcccactcatagatatacactATGTAAagcattagtcccattcccagtcccactcacatatatacaatatgtaaacattagtcccagtcccagtcccaatcatagatatacaatatgtaaacattagtcccagtcccaatcatagatatacaatatgtaaacattagtcccagtcccagtcccaatcatagatatacaatatgtaaacattagtcccagtcccaatcatagatatacaatatgtaaagcattagtcccattcccagtcccactcatagatatacaatatgtaaaacattagtcccattcccagtaccactcatagatatacaatatgtaaaacattagtcccattcccagtaccactcatagatatacaatatgtaaacattagtcccattcccagtaccactcatagatatacaatatgtaaaacattagtcccattcccagtaccactcatagatatacaatatgtaaacattagtcccattcccactcatagatatacaatatgtaaacattagtcccattcccactcatagatatacaatatgtaaacattagtcccattcccagtcccactcatagatatacaatatgtaaacattagtcccattccaGTCCCAAACATATAAAAACTAAATGTAGACGGCCAGAGCCTCATCTAAGTAAGAAGAAGATCGTTTCAGTGAGTAGGCCTTTcgaatcgacctggcccgggtatcctggaaagatattgacctcatcccgtcagtgaGTAGGCCTTTcgaatcgacctggcccgggtatcctggaaagatattgacctcatcccgtcagtagaggatgcctggttgctctttaaaagtgctttcctcaccatattaaataagcatgcccctttcacaaaatgtagaactaagaacagatttaGCCCTTGGTTCAACCCAGacttgtctgcccttgaccagcactaaaacatcctgtggcgttctgcattagcatcaaatagcccccacgatatgcaacgtttcagggaagttaggaaccaatatacacagtgaGTTAGGAAAGTCAAggatagctttttcaaacagatatttgcgtcctgtagcactaattccactATGTTATGGGACActctaaagtccatggagaataagagcaccacctcccagATGCCCAATGTCACCACCGATAAGTCTACGATAAACAATGATTTCAAGAAGCATtattctacggctggccatgctttccacctggctacccctaccccgagcAACAGCTCttcaccccctgcagcaacttgcccaagccctaaaactaaatgcatgctcttcaaccgattgctgcccgcacccacacgcccgcccaactagcatcactactctggacggttctgactgagaatatgtggacaactacaaatagactgtaaactctagcctccaacactctactcagcaaactggatgtagtctatcacagtgtcatccgttttgttaccaaagccccatatactacccaccactgtgacctgtatgctcttgtttgatggccctcgctacatattcgtcgccaaacccactggctccaggtcatctataatcTTTGCTAAAAGCCCCGTcttatcttagctcactggtcaccatagaaacacccacctgtaacagcaggtatatttcactggtcatccccaaagtcaacacttcctttggccgcctttccttccagttctctgctaacaatgactggaacgacttgcaaaaatcgctgaagctggagactctaatctccctctctaactttaagcatcagctgtcagagcagcttacagatcactgcacctgtacatagccaatctgtaaacagcacacccaactacatcatccccatattgttatttattttcttgctcttttgcaccccagtatctctacttgataTAAAATGATGGAAGTTGGTTCAAATCAAAACCTAACCCACAAAAACTTGGCCAATGTGACATCAGAATCAAGTGATCTTGTGTTTCTGAGTCCGTTGTTGTTGGTTCTCTCTCCAGTGGCTGAGAGGAGTACAAGACGAGTACAAGAAGGAGGGAATCGTCTGGGCCTTCATTGACTTCGGCATGGACTTGTCTGCCTGCATTGAGCTTATTGAGAAGGTAagctgtctgtctttcagtctctctgtccctgctttgaCTCACCTGTACTGACTTCACTATCTGGaaggtagcggggtgaacaggaagtggctcgggtggtgatgatgcacctgtactgacctcaccttctggatggtagcggggtgatcaggaagtggctcgggtggtgatgatgcacctgtactgacctcaccttctggatggtagcggggtgaacaggaagtggctcgggtggtgatgatgcacctgtactgacctcaccttctggatggtagtggggtgaacaggcggttgaagtccttgatgatctttttggcatgtgatatatatttatatatgtcaTGCATTTAAATTGATTTGACTTATTTGACTAAATGAAGTCTATATTTTGATACACAAAGTGAGAACACAGGTTTTTTCTCTTGTTCTGAAACCAGGATTCAGAGAATCTGAACGATGCTGAGGAAAGGTGTGAGGGGCTCATCAAGAGCAAGATCCAACTGGAGGCCAAACTCAAAGAGACGACTGAGAggctggaggatgaggaggagatgaatGCTGAGTTGACTGCCAAGAAGAGGAAGCTGGAGGATGAGTGCTCTGAGCTGAAGAAGGACATTGATGACCTGGAGCTCACCTTGGCCAAAGTGGAGAAGGAGAAGCACGCCACTGAAAACAAGGTCTTGTAAACAGTCCAACCAAACAATAATCCAAAGAATGATCAACTCAAAACAGAAATGTAATTCAAGTCTTTTTTTGAGTGCAGTAAAAATTAAGACACAAGATAGTGGAATTTCAGTTGTGGTGGACTCCCCACATTCATTACATGTTCTGCTCCCCCCTCGTTTATGATTTCCATTCAGTCCACTGGCATGGAGTACAGCGCCATCTAGTGTTGaatctatagtacactacttgtTGACACATTTCTATTATCCATTTAACCACTTATGGTGAAGTGACCAAAAACAAATTTTGTTGTGGCCGTTTTCAGGTTAAAAACCTGACAGAGGAGATGGCGTCTATGGATGAGAGTGTTGCCAAGCTGACCAAGGAGAAGAAAGCCCTCCAAGAGGCCCACCAGCAGACACTGGACGAcctgcaggcagaggaggacAAAGTCAACACTCTGACCAAGGCCAAGACCAAGCTGGAACAGCAAGTGGACGACGTAAGTGGAGTTTGACATTCTGGCCATGATATTATGCAAGATGATATAATCTACAGTTGTTTAGATTTGACCAACACATGTCTGTTTATATCTTGTAGCTTGAGGGTTCTCTGGAGCAAGAGAAGAAGCTTCGTATGGACCTTGAGAGAGCCAAGAGAAAGCTGGAGGGAGATCTGAAACTGGCCCAGGAGTCCATAATGGACCTGGAGAATGACAAGCAGCAGTCTGATGAGAAAATCAAGAAGTAAACACAAATAAATGACAACAGTTTTCCCTGCCTTCTTGATCAACATAATGGTTCTTCTTGGCTCATTGTTGTAATCATGAATTAGACTTATGTGATTCTTACAAGCAAAGTGAATGGTAATGTAGGCTCCCTTTACACTGTCTAACCTAAACCTACCTTTACAATCAACATGTTTGTGTTTGTTAGGAAGGAGTTTGAGACCACCCAGCTCCTCAGCAAGATAGAGGATGAACAGTCTCTGGGAGCTCAGCTGCAGAAGAAGATCAAGGAACTCCAGGTACAGTACAGGATCTAAGCTCCAGTACAGGAAAATAACTGACACGTTTCTTCTGGTAGCACACATTCTTCCTGGTGGATTCTGATGGCTCAGTAAGATGGAAGATGGTGCTTCTTGCTGGTGCTTCTAATCTGTGTAAAGATGTTGCTTCTTACCGTTGTTAGTTTGGTTCCTGCATGGGACAATGTCTAATGAATATAGTAAATATGTTAGTGTAGCTGGctatatataaacacatttatgctaaatatacagtacatgctaTTATTATGTAGTGAGGTTCAATTGTTTCAACTGTATTGTAGTGTTCATTCCCCCTGCTCTTACCACCTGTTGTAGGCCCGTAttgaggagctggaggaggaaaTTGAGGCTGAGCGTGCTGCCAGGGCCAAGGTTGAGAAGCAGAGGGCCGATCTGTCCAGGGAACTTGAGGAGATCAGCGAGAGACTTGAGGAGGCCGGAGGCGCCACTGCTGCTCAGATTGAGATGAACAAGAAGCGCGAGGCTGAGTTCCAGAAGCTGCATCGTGATCTTGAAGAGTCCACCCTGCAGCATGAGGCCACAGCCGCCGCTCTGCGCAAGAAGCAGGCCGACAGTGTTGCTGAGCTCGGGGAGCAGATCGACAACCTGCAGCGCGTCAAGCAGaagctggagaaggagaagagtgCTTACAAGATGGAGATTGATGACCTCTCCAGCAACATGGAGGCTGTTGCCAAGGCTAAGGTGAGTAGTGATGTTTTGGTCAAGCAGTGTTGAGGGTCAACTAAATGACCATTCAATAAACTGAGGTTGACAGTCCCATATGTTTCACTAACAGGGTAATCTGGAGAAGATGTGCCGTACTCTTGAGGACCAGCTGAGTGAGATCAAGACTAAGAATGATGAGAATGTTCGCCAGGTCAACGACATCAGTGGACAGAGGGCCAGACTCCTGACAGAAAATGGTACCATCAACAATGAACAACAAACCAATATAGTTCACCTCAGTAGTACACAATAACATGTGTCGGGGGCTGTAAATTCAGTCCACACAGTTTCTGCACTACGATTCCTCAAAATACATTTTCAATCTAGAAAGAATGACTCATTAACTTGAGGTCCCTCTTTCCCTGCAGGTGAGTTTAGTCGCCAGCTGGAGGAGAAGGAAGCCCTGGTGTCTCAGCTGACCAGAGGCAAACAGGCCTTCACTCAGCAGGTGGAGGAGCTGATGAGACTGATTGAGGAGGAGGTCAAGGTAAGGCTCCCAAAATGGAAACTTCCTACAAGAGTTTAGAGCTTTATCTACACATAGACTGTTTCTACGCCTCCCTCAGAGACTTCTACTGTCATTTgttttactctccctctctaatctctctttgtctttctttctctctcaggctaAAAACGCACTGGCCCATGGTGTCCAGTCTGCCCGCCATGACTGTGATCTCCTGAGAGAGCAGtttgaggaggagcaggaggccaAGGCAGAGCTGCAGCGCGGCATGTCCAAGGCCAACAGTGAGGTGGCTCAGTGGAGGACTAAGTATGAAACTGATGCCATCCAACGCacagaggagctggaggaggccAAGTGAGTTGCACTCAATAGCAAAGACTAAAATAAACGATGTGGATGGTGAGGCTAGTTGGGGATCTGAGAAAATGTTACTTCAATATTTGAAACTGGTATcatttcctatttatgctatttttattcctccagTTGTATAAGTGAAGCatttagagagaggtttagtgcttttatatgtcaacccacccaattcatattcattatatagagaggcagccccaagatttttttgggggggtggcacacgaggagattggctgagtcaggtaaaagacctgagccaactcctgtGCTTTCTGTGGGGAGCGTGTTACTAGTCAGGCACAGTGTTATGCGGTAGAGCGcatggtgtctccagtgcgctaatctagcccggtgcgctctattccagctcctcggattggccgggctagaatgggcatccagccaggaaggagggtgccggctcagcgctcctggtctccagtgtacctccttggaccaggatatcctgcgccggctttGCGTACTGTGTTTCCGGTGAGTCtacacagcccagtacgtcctgtgccagcgccccgcATTTGCAGGGCAAAAAtaaacatccagccaggacgggttgtgtcagctctacacaccagacctccagtacgcctccacagtccagtatgtAAATCTGGTCTGTGTAGACAACATACGATCAATCTTGCAGAAGGCGCAGACCGGCACTCACTATAGGCAGCATACAAGTCACTGGAAAATATCAAAACAGTCTGCCCAAACCTTCTGCAAAAACATTCTGCTAAAACATTCTGCCCAAACCTTCTGCTAAAACATTCTGCCCAAACCTTCTGCACCAACATTCTGCTAAAACATTCTGCCCAAACCTTCTGCCCAAACCTTCTGCACAAACCTTCTGCCCAAACCTTCTACCCAAACCTTCTGCCCAAACCTTCTGCACAAACATTCTGCCCAAACCTTCTGCCCAAACCTTCTGCCCAAACCTTCTGCCCAAACCTTCTGCACAAACCTTCTACCCAAACCTTCTGCACAAACCTTCTGCCCAAACCTTCTGCCCAAACCTTCTGCACAAACCTTCTACCCAAACCTTCTGCCCAAACCTTCTGCACAAACCTTCTACCCAAACCTTCTGCCCAAACCTTCTGCACAAACATTCTGCTAAAACATTCTGCCCAAACCTTCTGCCCAAACATTCTGCTAAAACATTCTGCCCAAACCTTCTGCACCAACATTCTGCTAAAACATTCTGCCCAAACCTTCTGCCCAAACATTCTGCTAAAACATTCTGCTAAAACATTCTGCCCAAAAATTCTGCCCAAACATTCTGCCCAAACATTCTGCCCAAACCTTCTGCCCAAACCTTCTGCCCAAACCTTCTGCCCAAACCTTCTGCCCAAACATTCTGCCCAAACATTCTGCCCAAACCTTCTGCCCAAACCTTCTGCCCAAACATTCTGCCCAAACATTCTGCCCACGCCTCTACAGAAATGTGATCAAATATGTCAGTGCTTTTTCTTTTACAAACTGCTGTGGTTTAATTCCAATAGTGCCCAATTATACATGAAATAAAGGGCATTATTGCCACCATAGAAGGTAAATGGAGGGCGTGTTCTTGTACCCAGCATGCACAACCCACATGGAATTCCTAGTCTCCGGCAGCTTTTGAAACTGCGGTCAACAACGTTGAGTTCATCTCATCCTATGTTGCCCTTCAGTCTCCACATTAGAAAAAAAagtgtgctatctagaacctaaaagggttctttgtccgtccccataggaaaacccctTCAATAACCCTCTTTAGTTGCAGGTAGAACTCTTCTACATCGACCTCGAGTTTGATGAGGACTTGAGTATGGCCCGCGTCGACACCATTACCCCCTAAATTAACTAATTACAAATAAAACCAATaaaagtactgagtcaatgtgcgggggtaaaggttagtcgaggtcatttgtaaagtgactatgtgtagataataaacagcgagtagcagcagtgctaAAACAAACATCAGATGGTTCAGCAGTCTTAGgacttgggagtagaagctgttaaggagccttttggaccgagACTTGGCGCTCTTGTACCGCTTGCCgggcggtagcagagaaaacagtctatgacttaaaatgtctggtaccgtgtttataatgtctggtaccgtgtttataatgtctggtaccgtgtttataatgtctggtgccgtgtttataatgtctggtaccgtgtttataatgtctggtaccgtgtttataatgtctggtactgtgtttataatgtctggtaccgtgtttataatgtctggtaccgtgtttataatgtctggtgccgtgtttataatgtctggtaccgtgtttataatgtctggtaccgtgtttataatgtctggtact
The DNA window shown above is from Oncorhynchus gorbuscha isolate QuinsamMale2020 ecotype Even-year unplaced genomic scaffold, OgorEven_v1.0 Un_scaffold_2838, whole genome shotgun sequence and carries:
- the LOC124026858 gene encoding myosin-6-like, whose amino-acid sequence is MLWDTLKSMENKSTTSQMPNWLRGVQDEYKKEGIVWAFIDFGMDLSACIELIEKDSENLNDAEERCEGLIKSKIQLEAKLKETTERLEDEEEMNAELTAKKRKLEDECSELKKDIDDLELTLAKVEKEKHATENKVKNLTEEMASMDESVAKLTKEKKALQEAHQQTLDDLQAEEDKVNTLTKAKTKLEQQVDDLEGSLEQEKKLRMDLERAKRKLEGDLKLAQESIMDLENDKQQSDEKIKKKEFETTQLLSKIEDEQSLGAQLQKKIKELQARIEELEEEIEAERAARAKVEKQRADLSRELEEISERLEEAGGATAAQIEMNKKREAEFQKLHRDLEESTLQHEATAAALRKKQADSVAELGEQIDNLQRVKQKLEKEKSAYKMEIDDLSSNMEAVAKAKVSSDVLVKQC